The Torulaspora delbrueckii CBS 1146 chromosome 1, complete genome DNA segment ACGGGTCGGGTGGTCTGGGCAGGAAGCTAAGTTTCTTCAGGACCAACAAGACGACACGGGTCGCTATCAGagatggtgaagaaagagagacAAAAACAAGTTTTACAAAATGGTTTAAACGGGTCAAATAATACACATTGCATTTATGATACACTACTAAGAAAAAACTTATATATTTAGGGAATGTATGCCTTTACTTAGCCGCTCAGTGTCATTCTCTTGAGTCGATGCACGACCTTCGTACGAGGCGAAATTGTCAGCGTTCCACATTTGGTTGTTCAGGAAGGATGAGAGTTCATTTTCTGGCGCAAGTCCTGTCCCTTTGAAAGGATCTACCTCACCACCAAAGGACATTAAACTTTGTGtatcaaaatcttgaacGCTAGAGAAGCCTGCTGTATCGACTGTGAATGGAAACTTATTGGTGTTATTCTTGTTTGGCCTGTTCCTCGTTAACTGCACGGTGCACAACTGTAGGTTGTTTAGTGAGCCTTCGACGAGACAGCCCTTTTCACGGAAATGAATTAATAGGTTATTCCACAACGCGTTAGTAGACAAAGCTCTTGGGTTTCCCAAGATGACCAGTCCGTATTTGGCACGAGTAAGGCCGACGTTCAAACGGCGAGGATCGCTCAAAAATCCAATAATTTGCTGCTCATTTGCACGTACGCAGGACAATATGATATAATCCTTTTCCCTTCCTTGAAATGCATCGACAGACGCCACCTCGACACTCAGGTAGAGGTCTCTATCCAGGGATCCGTTCATTTGCATATACTGTAAGATAAAAGCTCTCTGACCCTCATATGGGGTGATAACACCTATCTGTTCCGGTTTAACaccatctttgaacaaTCTTGTTATGATACGTTCACAGTTCATTGCTTCGATTCTATTCAGGTACGAAGTACCATTCGCAGAGATCTCTTCTCTACCATAGTTGGCCCAGAACATCATGGGTACTCCGTGAATAGGCCAAGGGAAAGTGCTGTTGGTAACGGTACGTTGTTCGATGGTAACACCATTTTGCAAACTACCTTCATAAAACACATTACTTGGGAAATCACTCAAGTATGGATTCATACGGTATTGCACCTCTAGACGCAAAGGAACATGCCCTAGTGCAATGAGCCTTTCGAACAAAGACTGTTTCAAACCAGCATCACCAGCTTTACGCTCGAGAATAACTGGACCCAGCTGTTGATGATCACCGACCAAAATGATTTGCTTTGCGCCCTTGACGATTGGAATCAAACATTCTGGTTCAGATGCCTGAGTACTCTCGTCGATCAACACTGTTCTAAACCTGGTATCGAGTCTCTTATCACCAGCACCAACACAGGTACAACAAACGACATCAGCCTTTTTCAGGATCTCGGACTCTGTCTTTCTAACCAATTTCACGAATTTCTTAGTATCACCAATGGAGAGTTCACCCACTTCCTCCTTTAGTCTGAGTAATTTCTTCAGTTCACCCTTGGAAGATCTTGCGACCAAGTTATGTAGTGCCAAATTCGATACAGAACTTTCAACATCCTCACGACTTTTGGCAGTCAGTCTAACGACCTTTAAACCAAGATCACGCAACTTAGCAGCCAAATGGTCGACTGCGACGTTGGAGGGTGCACACACTAGAATTCGTTCGTTGTGCATCTTTGACAAGTGGTAAACTATTGTTGCCGAAGTGACAGTCTTACCGGTACCTGGAGGTCCCTGTATTAATGACAAAGGTCTTTGTAAAACATGTTCCACTGCGTGAGATTGCGATGCATTTAGTTGAGCGAAATGTTTGATGGAAAACTCCTTAGGCAAATTAACTTCAAATTGGATATCC contains these protein-coding regions:
- the NAM7 gene encoding ATP-dependent RNA helicase NAM7 (similar to Saccharomyces cerevisiae NAM7 (YMR080C); ancestral locus Anc_2.489), whose product is MHRRTMNADEELLEDEVAVLPTSQHACAYCGIDSPVSVIRCNGCSRWFCNSKHGTASSHIVNHLVLSHHNVVSLHPDSDLGDTVLECYNCGCKNVFLLGFVSARGEAVVVLLCRVPCAQNKNANWDTDQWQPLIEDRQFLNWVAEEPTEEQKLSARLITPSQMSKLEAKWKSNKDATINDIDAPEEQEEIPPVLLKYQDAYEYQRSYGPLIKLEADYDKQLKESQALEHISVTWSLALNNRHLASFALSTFESNELKVAVGDEMVLRYSGLQHPEWEGRGYIVRLPNSMQDEFTLELKPSKQPPPTHLGTGFTAEFIWKGTSYDRMQDALKKFALDKKSISGFLYYKILGHQIVDIQFEVNLPKEFSIKHFAQLNASQSHAVEHVLQRPLSLIQGPPGTGKTVTSATIVYHLSKMHNERILVCAPSNVAVDHLAAKLRDLGLKVVRLTAKSREDVESSVSNLALHNLVARSSKGELKKLLRLKEEVGELSIGDTKKFVKLVRKTESEILKKADVVCCTCVGAGDKRLDTRFRTVLIDESTQASEPECLIPIVKGAKQIILVGDHQQLGPVILERKAGDAGLKQSLFERLIALGHVPLRLEVQYRMNPYLSDFPSNVFYEGSLQNGVTIEQRTVTNSTFPWPIHGVPMMFWANYGREEISANGTSYLNRIEAMNCERIITRLFKDGVKPEQIGVITPYEGQRAFILQYMQMNGSLDRDLYLSVEVASVDAFQGREKDYIILSCVRANEQQIIGFLSDPRRLNVGLTRAKYGLVILGNPRALSTNALWNNLLIHFREKGCLVEGSLNNLQLCTVQLTRNRPNKNNTNKFPFTVDTAGFSSVQDFDTQSLMSFGGEVDPFKGTGLAPENELSSFLNNQMWNADNFASYEGRASTQENDTERLSKGIHSLNI